The DNA region ATCTACATATACTTCTTCCTGCAATTCTCCATTCAGAAAAGCAGATTTAACATCTAGTTGATATAATTTCCAGCTTCTCTGTGCAGCAAGAGCTATCAAGGTTCGGATTGTGTCCAATCTTGCAACCGGGGCAAAAGTCTCATTGTAGTCAATTCCTGGTTTCTGCACATACCCCTTGGCAACTAGTCTTGCCTTGTTCTTTTGGACTGAACCATCTAAGTTCAACTTAgttttgaacacccatttaACTCCAATCACCTGCTTATCACTTGGTCTGTTAACAAGCTCCCAAGTTCCATTCTTCTCAATCATTTGCAGTTCTTCTTCCATTGCCTTTATCCAAGCCTGATCTTGTGCAGCTTCTTCGAATTTTTCAGGTTCCACAATACAGAGATTGCACTGTGCCATAATATCATTTATGTTTCTCCATTTCACTGGAGTATGATCATAAGACTGAGGGATCTCAACAGATTCTTGAATGCTGCTTTCTTGTTCTTCAGTATGAGAGGAGGTATAGGAACTGGAGGCACTGTCTTGAATCTCACCCAACTCATGTGAATTCTGAATGTGGGTCACAGCAACAGAATTCTCTGAATGTTTCTTCCAATTCCAGGTTATAGTTTCATCAAAAACTACATCTCTTGAAAGAATTAACTTCTTAGTGCATGGATCAAACACTCTGTATCCCTTCTCACATGTAGCATATCCAACAAACACACCTTTGACACTCTTAGCATCTAGCTTCTGTCTTATTTCAGATGGTATATGCACATAGCATACTGATCCAAACACCTTTAAATGGCCAACCCCTGGTTTTCTGCCACTGTAAGCCTCAAATGGTGTTAAATTATTGAGTGCCTTTGTAGGTGATCTGTTCAAAATGTACACAGCTGTGTGTACTGCTTCTGCCCACAGAAAGTATGGCATGCTTTTATCATGAAGCATTGCCTTAGCCATTTCTACAACCGATCTATTCTTCCTCTCcactactccattttgttgtggagtgtagGCCATAGATAACTGTCTTTGAATCCCTGCATCTTCACACAGTTTGTTGAATTCACAAGATGTGAATTCTCCCCCTCTGTCACTCCTCAAACATTTTATCTTAAAGTCACTTTGTAATTCCACCATGGACTTGAATTTTCTAAAACATATCAATGCATCTGACTTGTATTTCAGAAAATAAACCCACATCATTCTTGTACAGTCATCTACAAGAAGCATGAAATATTTGTTGCCCGCAAGTGAATCATTCTGCATAGGACCACACAAATCCACATGCACCAGTTCTAGAGGTTTACTTGCTCTCCAtgcttgattctttggaaaccaCTCTCTATGTTGTTTCCCAAACTGACAACCTTCACAAACTTCATCCATTTCTTCTAAAACTGGGAGACCATGCaccatttctttgtttttaagcTGCTGAAGACCCCTAACATGCAGATGGCCTAGTCTCTTGTGCCATATCCAAGTAGACTTAGAAATACCTGCCCTCAGTACAACCTGATCATTTGGTATCAGTGTCAAGGGGTAACACctgttctttttcatttcaacTTTGAGTACAAGACAATCCAATGAAGGTCCATCAAAAATACTGCACATTTTTCCCCCAAATAACAGATAGTAACCGTGTTCATCCATCTGCCCCACACTTAACAGATTTTCCTTCAACCCAGGTAGATACATTACATCTTTGACATATTTTCTGCCTTTGCTAGTATCTATCATAAGTGTTCCAAAACCTGCCACATTCATGAGTTCCCCTGTGGGCATTTGAACCTTGCCAACCACATTTGTCTTCATGTCTATTAACAAATTAGAATCCCCTGTCATATGGTTGCTACAACCACTGTCTACATACCATTCTCCATTCACTTTTGATTCAGTGATTGTGCTATTTGCATAAAACAGGTTCCCTGTCACCTCTACCTGATTAGCATTATTTGCCTTTTGCACTAATTTACCTACTGTGTACTCTCTAGCCCAGTGACCAAACTTTTCACAGTTATAGCATTTAGGTTTCCCTTTATACCTACACTCTCCAAAGTGAAACTTAGAACATACCCTGCACTGTGGTTTTGTACCTATCTGCCCCATTGACTGTGCATTATGTGCAGGACTAGCAGGAAATTTCTGCTGAAACTTAGGTTTTGAACCCCATTTCTTGCCCTTATTATTCCATTTTTTCTGGAACTGAGATGAACCAGATTGACCTTCACCCCTATTCTGCTCTTTTGAATTCACTGAGAAAGATGAGAATGCTTTCCCAGTAGTATCAACAGTATGCAGATCAAACCGTTGTTCTTGACTCTTCAAGATTGCAACTACTTCCTGCAATTCTACAGTCTCTAGACACTTTGTGTTTTCTATAACCAAACAGATAGAATCATAAGGTTTACTAAGACTAATCAGAACCTTCTGCACAAGTCTCTCATTCGACAGAGATTCACCAAATGttctcatttgattaattagctCATTCAGCCGTGTAAGATAGCTAGATAAAGACTCATCATCTCTCATCCTAGCATATTCAAACTCTCTCCTAAGATTCTGCAATTTCACAGATCGTACCTGATCACCACCATGATACTCCCCGTATAACAAATCCCATGCCATCTTAGCTGATTCGGCATTGGCGATTCGTGGGAAGATCTGATCCGAGACTGCATTTTGAATGATTCCTAGAGCCTTCGCATCCTTCATGAACACAGCAGCCATTTCTTCATCGACTGCATCGTCCGATGACCCTTcaacttccttcttcttcttcgagtcAGGGGTTGTAATCCCTTTGTCCACCAGCTTCCATAACCCAAGCGATTTGAATATCGTTACCATCTTAATCCGCcagaactcgtagttctcaccaGAGAAGATTGGGGTTCTCACCTCCGAGCTTCCAGATCCAGACATCTTGATCCGTCTGTTGCTTTCTCGCCTCAAATGAAAACTCCGGCGACTTTCACCGAGCTTTGACTTAGCTTAGTGACTTCACAGCTTCACGCCCAGATTCAATTGATCGAAAAtcggctctgaggccatgttacaATTTGGTAAGGTTAATTCTATGGAAGAAGAGAAGATGAATAGTTTTGGAATGAAACAGGGAGAGAAGAATGAGGTTGTTCTTTTCTCTGCAAAGTCACAGAGGAATAAATGATTTCATTAATTGTCTCTCACTATATTGCACACAACGTGCAAAGAGAGATATAATGCCTTTTACAAAACGGAGCTGGATCAGTACAATTTGAAATAGATCTCAGCCACACATTCAGCTAATAGCTAAGATCATcacacatggcactcatggccttttatacctatatacccTCTCACTTAGTATTTAACATAAGTGCATACACATATTAACATCACAACTTATTTCTAATCAGATTTTGGACTTATACTTCAACAGAAATTTCAGCCATGGTTCTATCGAAAATGCGGGAGATTGCTGAGGCCTACCTCAACTCCACTGTGAAGAATGCAGTTATCACTGTCCCTGCTTACTTCAATGATTCACAGCGTCAGGCTACAAAAAATGCTGGCAACGCTGCTGGTCTAAATGTGATGAGCATCATCAACGAACCAACAGCTGCAGCAATTGCTTATGGCATTGACAGGAAGGCTGGTTGGTATAGCAAGAGAAATGtgatgatatttgatttaggtgGTGGTACTTTAGATGTTTCACTACTTACCATAGGTGATGGTGTGTTTGAAGTGAAGGCCACGGCTGGAGACACTCACCTTGGAGGAGAAGACTTCGATAACAAAATGGTGGACTTTTGTGTTGAGCAATTCAAGAAGAAACATAATTTGGACGTGAGTGGAAACTCTAAAGCACTAAGGAGGTTAAGAGACGCATGTGAGAAAGCAAAGAGGAGGCTTTCGTTTACTTCAGCCACTGACATTGAAATCGACTGTTTGTATGAGGGAACTGATTTCTATACAACTATTACCCGTGCCAAATTTGAGCAATTGAATATGGATTTCTTTAACAAGTGTATGGAGCCAGTCGAGAAGTGTTTGAAGGATGCCAATATGGAAGTAAGCAGTGTCCATGATGTTGTTCTTGCCGGTGGATCTTCTAGAATTCCCAAAGTGCAGGAACTGTTGCAGGATGTGTTCAAGGGGAAGCAGTTGTGCAAGAGTATCAATCCGGATGAGGCAATTGCGTATGGTGCCGCTGTTCAAGCTGCAGTCTTGAGTGGGAATGGAAATGGGAAGCTTCAGGACTTCACTGAGGATGTCACCCCTTTATCACTTGGATTTGAGTGTCTTGAACGTGGTAGTTCCAAGTTATTCATGAACATTGTGATTCCAAGAAATTCTAGAATTCCAGTCATGAAGAAAACTAGTGTAACTACCGTTTATGACAATCAAGATTTGGTGGACTTTGCTGTTTATGAGGGTGAAAGCTGCATAGCTAAAAACAATAACTTTTTGGCTAAATTTACCCTCGATGGTATTCCTCCAGCACCGAAAAATGTTCCTTCATTTGAAGTTTGTTTCAATATTGATGCCAATGGTATCCTGAATGTCTCTGCCGAAGACAAGTCCACCGGCCAAAAGAAAGGGATTACAATCAAGAGTGACAGTGACATTCGAAATTTTGAAGGAATTGAGAAAGTGAACTGAAGACGTTATGATGAATTTTGGTAGGCTGGATCAGATTGGAACATTAGTATTGGTATTAACGATCAATTAGTTGAATGAGGCGTTGTTAGAGTTTTCATTTTGCATTCCGATGTTAAATCCTTATTATGATGAATTTTGATGAAGTTTTAATAGACTTTCATAAATTCTATATGTATGATTTGTGTAAATTTCTTCAAAATCTCATAGGGATGAATTCGAAGAGGTATGATTTGTcaaatcttgattgaatatACCCTATTAAACTTTGTAGGCtccattaaaattttgattgaatacaTCCGAATTttacttttataaaaatttataaatcctaattaaatatagaataaattaggtttcaTTTCCAACCACTGGGCTAAAATAAACTCtggaagaaaaatatatttctaGGCTAGATTCTTTTCAACTGGgctaaaaaacaattatttgacaactaatttaatcatattattatccaAGGGCGAAAGACCTTTTTATAACTGACATTACACGCTTCTTAAAAtgtttgaacgtgtttaaaaatagagaaaatagtatttaatgaacaattgattgaatcacattattactagcctattgtgaggtactaattattaaaaaatactattaaaaatgacgaaaatacctctgccatatttgatgcattattttggtttgcttttgaagctttttgtttgaggggcatttttgtccaatttcTTTTGGTGAAGCTTGTCACACCGAAAAACATTGTTCATTGAATGCTTGGCTTTATATATGAAGATTATACTCTTTGGAcccagatcctctccggatcagtCCTGTGGGGATCCTCCTGACGAATTGATCTCATCGGTTGGGTCGGATTAGTTGCATGTCTCTCCTTCCCTTTCCGCAGCTCTCCCTTCCGCTTCCTCTCTTCCCCCTCAACTCCTCTCTGCCTCACTTCGATGCACCCACCACCACCCCCTGCATCTTTTCGGTCTTCTTCAGCCCAACCCAACCCACCCCAATTAAATTCCTTGTTTACTTTTTTAATTCTTATTTTTTAGTCTTGCCGTTTGTTCTTTGATATTTTCTTAGCTCCTTCAAATTGGGACTTTATTCAACAGGAAGAGGAATTTGCAGCTGGGGACGCTGGGGTGGGAGAGAGCTGGAAAGGGTTGCTGGGTTGTGTAAGATGTGGGATTACAGTGGCGGCGGGTGATTCgaagtgaggaagaaagaggagtTGAGGTGAAAAGAGGACGGGGAAGAGAGAGCTCcgaaatgagagatttttcagtgtcaCTGTCATAcgagatggtacaccacgtgtccctatataaatgattggttatgtgtgttaaaaggttaataacttaaaaattaaaatttttcaccacttgcataaaaccACATGGTGTACCATAGTGTtaccgtcacaactaaaaatttctcctctgAAAGGGGGAGAAAGACTTGCAACTAAGTTGAACCATTGGATTTGTACGAACGGATGAGATCAATTCGTCAGGAGGATCCCCACAGGATTGATCCGAAGATGATATGAGTCCATAccccttagaccatctccaatcctgacttaaaacctaaaaatatttagcccagaagatttaggttttagcccaaaAACAGTTTTTCTACTTCAACCtttttggcctaaaattttagccccagattatcaaaaaatgaattaaggctatttttttaaattaaatttaaaaaaaaaacaaattatgtagactatcctaaattaattttatgaacattttaacctaaaaatatttaaattccgataaattttgaaaaatcattaaatcaatacatgaaaatcatgataaagcacataaacttaaaaaaaaagtattctagccgttggaaaaaaatatttaaattccgataaattttaagattattctagccattggatttaaatttggaccgttagatttttttttttaccattagatttaattatattcaatttaagccgttggattcaataaatatataaatataaaacaaaaaaaaattgaatgtggaccgttggattaaccaacggtccaattaccaccaccaccaatgaAGAAAAGTAGCCGTTGGCTACAGGACAAGACCCACTTTTCACTCTCATCCGTGAGTCCCATCAGCTTTTGTGGGCTAAATTTGTGAcctatatttaccttcattttaagttttaggttttaggtttggtttaggttttgggttggagtggatttgggggggggggaaggggaaaatttaggttataagccactattggagatggtcttaatgGCAGCTGGTATACTTAAAAATCcctaacaataaaaataaaggaaaaataataaacaaaaactttaaaactttgagttttaattaagggaattgattagcacttcaaaaatcttattttgcacTCTTcaaaagtgtatttttctttctaattatagaaagtttggagtgccaaatgagatttttgaaatgctaATGACAATTTCCTTAATCAAaagtaatttaataattttatttaatgataaagacaaaagaaataaaaggaaaacaaaaccccAATCAAAAGTGCGTGCAAGGCGCATGTCattagatgattttttttgttaataaaaaGTTCGGAaaaacctttttcattaaagATTCCTAAAACTAGAGCATAAAACCTACAATTTAACTCTCTAACGGGTGATTAAGGCAATCAAAATTCAATCCTATTTTACATTCATAACAGACTGCCTACATTCCAATGGGTTGTTCTTCGTTGAGTTTTCATGCTGAGAATGTTGAGAATgtcaagagaagaagaagaagaagaagaattctcCCATTTTTTCCAAAGCTGCCTTAAAAATTCATGAAAGCAGAAGAATTACTGTTGCGAGTTGAATATGTGTGGATAGTTTATCCCACTTCAATGAGGGACAAGGCTAAATAAGGGTTTATATGATGTCAAGCTATTTCTCATAGTGCCTATTGGTTGTAGTTATGATAGAATCTTAATTTTATTATGGTATTAGAGTATGTTTCTCTTGCGTGAAAGTCCAAAGGGCTACACATGCTCACGTGCTCATGTGTCAGTTTGTCCCACAACGGTGAAGGACAAGGTCAGCTAAGGACTTACATGGTTTTGGATCACTCTCTATATTGCCAACTAGTTTTATGGTAGAGCTATTGAGATCTCTGCAACTAATTTGCAGTTTTGTATTCtgttcatattttattttttttttgtccaaattttaTGTTCATAGTTCAGTACACAGATAAACATTGAACTTAATTTGTATACTAGTTATCATTTGTCGCTGTTTTGTAGAATTAAATATAAAGTTGTAAGGTTCTATCAAAATGTTGACATCATTCGTATTTGGGATTAGGCTGGAAATCTTTTTACGAAAATCCGAAACCAAACTAAAAAATCACGATTCCATACTAAAAAATTTCTAAGCCAATAATACGGAAATTTTCTGGATCCATACTGAACCAATCCCAAACTTTTTGGTACGGGAATCGAGATTACATATTCAATGGTTCAGGAATGTCGAATcgaaccatatatatatatatatatttttttttttttttggt from Malus domestica chromosome 01, GDT2T_hap1 includes:
- the LOC103426394 gene encoding heat shock cognate 70 kDa protein-like isoform X1, coding for MAGKEGHAIGIDLGTTYSCVAVWEHERVEIIVNDQGNRTTPSCVAFTETERFVGDSAINQIIRNPTNSIFEISAMVLSKMREIAEAYLNSTVKNAVITVPAYFNDSQRQATKNAGNAAGLNVMSIINEPTAAAIAYGIDRKAGWYSKRNVMIFDLGGGTLDVSLLTIGDGVFEVKATAGDTHLGGEDFDNKMVDFCVEQFKKKHNLDVSGNSKALRRLRDACEKAKRRLSFTSATDIEIDCLYEGTDFYTTITRAKFEQLNMDFFNKCMEPVEKCLKDANMEVSSVHDVVLAGGSSRIPKVQELLQDVFKGKQLCKSINPDEAIAYGAAVQAAVLSGNGNGKLQDFTEDVTPLSLGFECLERGSSKLFMNIVIPRNSRIPVMKKTSVTTVYDNQDLVDFAVYEGESCIAKNNNFLAKFTLDGIPPAPKNVPSFEVCFNIDANGILNVSAEDKSTGQKKGITIKSDSDIRNFEGIEKVN
- the LOC103426394 gene encoding heat shock cognate 70 kDa protein-like isoform X2 → MVLSKMREIAEAYLNSTVKNAVITVPAYFNDSQRQATKNAGNAAGLNVMSIINEPTAAAIAYGIDRKAGWYSKRNVMIFDLGGGTLDVSLLTIGDGVFEVKATAGDTHLGGEDFDNKMVDFCVEQFKKKHNLDVSGNSKALRRLRDACEKAKRRLSFTSATDIEIDCLYEGTDFYTTITRAKFEQLNMDFFNKCMEPVEKCLKDANMEVSSVHDVVLAGGSSRIPKVQELLQDVFKGKQLCKSINPDEAIAYGAAVQAAVLSGNGNGKLQDFTEDVTPLSLGFECLERGSSKLFMNIVIPRNSRIPVMKKTSVTTVYDNQDLVDFAVYEGESCIAKNNNFLAKFTLDGIPPAPKNVPSFEVCFNIDANGILNVSAEDKSTGQKKGITIKSDSDIRNFEGIEKVN